In one window of Halomarina pelagica DNA:
- the ilvA gene encoding threonine ammonia-lyase has translation MSRSSGETVTFADVEAARERLDDETVVKRTPVERSTSLDRLTGGEVHLKMEHLQWTGSFKTRGAYNKISRCVEDGIERFVAASAGNHAQGVALAATRLGVESTVVMPRAAPQAKVDATRGYGAAVELVGRDFQEAMAHARDLVADSEATFVHAYDDPAIVAGQGTLGIEMYEDLPGVDTVIVPIGGGGLISGIATAFAELAPETRIVGVQAEGAATVADSLEKGGPVTLDSVNTIADGIATGGVSELTLSLIEEHVDEVVTVTDGEIARAVLLLLERAKQVVEGAGAASVAALLGDGLALDVEGETVMPLLCGGNLDMTMLQTVLVHALTDREQLLRLRVRIDDRPGKMAEVSSVIAEHNANIQTIRHERDAPELDVGEAYLVFRIETSGAGHARSIIRSIRDHGYEVVHINA, from the coding sequence ATGAGCCGGAGTTCAGGGGAGACGGTCACGTTCGCCGACGTCGAGGCGGCGCGGGAGCGACTCGACGACGAGACGGTGGTGAAGCGCACCCCCGTCGAGCGGAGCACGTCGCTCGATCGGCTGACGGGCGGCGAGGTCCACCTCAAGATGGAGCACCTCCAGTGGACGGGGTCGTTCAAGACCCGCGGCGCGTACAACAAGATCAGCCGGTGCGTCGAGGACGGGATCGAGCGGTTCGTGGCGGCCAGCGCGGGCAACCACGCCCAGGGGGTCGCGCTCGCGGCGACCCGCCTCGGCGTCGAATCGACCGTCGTCATGCCCCGGGCGGCCCCGCAGGCGAAGGTCGACGCCACGCGGGGCTACGGCGCGGCGGTCGAACTCGTCGGGCGTGACTTCCAGGAGGCGATGGCCCACGCCCGGGACCTCGTGGCCGACTCGGAGGCGACCTTCGTCCACGCCTACGACGACCCCGCCATCGTCGCGGGGCAGGGGACCCTCGGGATCGAGATGTACGAGGACCTCCCGGGGGTCGACACGGTGATCGTCCCGATCGGGGGCGGTGGACTCATCTCCGGGATCGCGACGGCGTTCGCGGAACTCGCTCCCGAGACGCGGATCGTGGGCGTCCAGGCCGAGGGCGCGGCGACGGTCGCCGACAGCCTGGAGAAGGGCGGGCCGGTCACGCTCGACTCGGTGAACACGATCGCCGACGGCATCGCGACCGGCGGGGTCTCCGAACTCACGCTCTCGCTCATCGAGGAGCACGTAGACGAGGTCGTCACCGTCACCGACGGCGAGATCGCGCGCGCCGTGCTCCTGCTCCTGGAGCGGGCGAAGCAGGTCGTCGAGGGGGCGGGCGCGGCGTCGGTCGCCGCGCTCCTGGGCGACGGTCTCGCCCTCGACGTCGAGGGCGAGACCGTCATGCCGCTGCTCTGCGGGGGCAACCTCGACATGACGATGCTCCAGACGGTGCTCGTCCACGCGCTCACCGACCGCGAGCAACTGCTCCGGCTCCGCGTCCGCATCGACGACCGCCCCGGCAAGATGGCCGAGGTGTCGAGCGTCATCGCGGAACACAACGCGAACATACAGACCATCCGCCACGAGCGCGACGCGCCCGAACTCGACGTCGGCGAGGCCTACCTCGTCTTCCGGATCGAGACGAGCGGCGCGGGCCACGCCCGGTCGATCATCCGGTCGATCCGGGATCACGGCTACGAGGTCGTCCACATCAACGCCTGA